Genomic segment of Bacteroidales bacterium:
AACCTTGAGAAGCTCAAAAGGTTGCCCGAGGCAAGTGATTGTGATTTCCTCCCCGCAGTTAAATATGAAGAAATGCGGGGCCTGGAACAGTTCGATATGAAAAAGCTCATTGAAACGGCCTTCCAGCGAATTGATCAACATGGAAGGATTGATGCCGTGGTATCCTATTACGACTTTCCCGGTACCGATCTGGTTCCTATTATTGCTTCCCGTTACAATTTAACCGGGCCTTCTCTGGAAAGTGTGCTGAAGTGTGAGCACAAGTACTGGAGCAGACTGGAACAAAATAAGGTAATTCCAAGAAGCGTTCCAATGTTTATGGCCTTTGATCCGTTTGATAACCAGGCTTATCAGAAAATAGAGATGATCCCCCCGTTCTGGATAAAACCCATTAAGTCATTCCGTTCATTCCTGGCTTACCGGATCAATAGCGAATATGAGTTCAATGATCATATGCAGGAAGTAAGGGAGCATATTGACTATATTTCTGAACCTTTTAATTACATTTTTAAGAATTACCAACTGCCGGAAGAATTTGCCTACATGAAAGAAACCTGTATTGCCGAATCGCCCATCAGTGGCCATCAGTGTACCGTAGAAGGGTATGTTTTCGACGGAGAGGTGGTTGTTTATGGGATTATCGATTCTGTAAGGGAAGAAGACCGGTCTTCGTTTGCCCGCTATGAGTATCCCTCTTCCCTTCCGCAGGAAATACAGTTTCGGATGGCAGATCTGGCCAGAAGGGTCATCACCCAGATCGGACTGAATAATTCGCCTTTTAATATTGAATTTTTTTACAACCATACTGTGAACCAGATTTTCCTGCTTGAGATCAATCCGAGAATATCCCAGGCCCACACCGATATTTTTGAAAAGGTCCACGGAATATCTCATCACTCGATTATGCTTAATATTGCCCTCGGCAGTAGGCCAAAAGCCCTTGAATATAAGGGGAAGCACCGGATTGCAAGCAATTTTATGCTGCGGATTTATGAGTCAGGTAGGGTGAAAAAGATACCCAGCCAGGAAGAGGTGGATAAACTCAATGAAAAATATCCCGAATTGACACTCAAATTACATGTAACAGAAGGTATGCACCTTTCCGATTTGAAGGGACAGGACAGCTACAGTTATGAACTGGGGAATATGTTCCTTGGAGCCAGAAACCAGGAAGAGCTTATTCAAAAGTACGATGATTGCATGGCAAACCTTACTTTTGATGTAGAGCTTGATGAAGTGCCGCAGGTGCATTAGGGCTGAGGCAGGACATTTCTTTAAATTTGGAAGGCAAATATAAGGTAGAGACGTAAAGCAGGGCGTCTCTGCTTTTTTATTGGAAAAGTGTATTCTCATTTCATGCACGGGTATAACAATTCCGACTGGCTAATGCTGAAACACTTCTATTGTAAAGGCAAATTTTTTTGATTTGAATCAAATAATTTCTTGTTTTATTGTGTTCATACTAATACCCGTTTTTTAAAAGCTAAATAGAGTCTGTCTATAATATCCGCTGGCTGCGTTACGCTCGTTTTTCATGCCAGTCAATTACATCTTGTAGAGACGCACGGCCGTGCGTCTCTACATTTGGCATTCAAAACTCGCAAGCCTTGCCAGCGAATATTCTAGTCAAGACTCTTACAAATCTCTTTGACTTTATAGACAAACACTAAATAAGGAATGGCGTCAAAAAGCCGGCAAAATGAAAATTTAATCATTATGAATATATTAATTGTCTTATTACAAAAAAGCGACAGAGAATCCGACCTGGTGATCACCCTTGCCCTGATCATAGCGTTGCTTATTGTGTGGATGTTGCTCAGGCGTTTAGGAAAAAGGGGTAAACGTACATTCAGAAGCACAAGTTTGAGACATCTCCGCAGGCGTTATCTGAATGGTGAAATCAGCGATGAAGAATATGAAAGACAAAAGAAAGAGCTAACCGAACAGTAGGTATAACGTTGATTGAATAGGGTGAATGCAATTCTGGATTTGCAACCATAGGTTGGGCCAGAAACATATGCCAGCCATCAGCAGAAAAAAGATGGATCAGTGTTCAAGCTTTTGAGTCAGCTCTTGGGGATGGTATAAGAACCAAACGTCTTTTTTTCCTTCCAGTTCTCTTTTGAAATCGGCTCTGTCTTCCGCTGTTTTTGACCATAGCGCTGCCGCAAAAATTGCTCCGGCCTCCCTGGCCATCCGGAAATCATTAAGATGATCTCCTACATAGAGGGTTTCTGCGTTTTCCAATTTTAACCCGTTAAGGGCCATTTGCAAACCCTCAAGGTTGGGTTTGTAAGCATCAACATCATCATCTGTTATGATGATGTCAAAAGCTCCCAATGCACATTTTCCGGAGGTAATTTTCCAGGCTTCCCGGCTTTTCCCGGTAACGATTCCGATGAGATAATTCTGTTTTCTCAGATGATTAAGCATCTCCCTCACTCCTTCATACATTCCGCCGAAATGTGAATCGTGAAAATTGCTGTAGTGCCTGAGAAACCTTCTGAATGCCTGTTCTCTTTCTTTTTCGGGAACGCACCTGTTTATGAATTCCCGCTCAGGCGCTGGTTTGGAACCATGAATATCCTCAGCCGTGAGGGGCTTTCTAACATAAGGCTGTACCACATACTGATAGACCTTCTTGTAAAGATCCAGTGTATTGATTAGTGTTCCATCCAGATTGAAAAGGATGCCTGATATCATAGTTAAAAGCTTTTAATTGAGCATGCAATCTTTGTATTATTTATAACGTCATAAAAATTCAATTGTTTAAGTTTTGCCTTTGCATGAACATAAATGGTTGTATATCGTTCCCAATTCAATGTAAAATTATTTAAAAACAAAAAAATGTTAACCAATGATTTTTTTGCAATTTTGGGAGTCTTTTCAGACCGGCAGAAGACTTTCCGGCTGATTCACCGGCGGTTTAGCGAATGTATACATTATGGAACTGATTAAAGTCGAGCATCTTACAAAGCGGTTTGGAGATCTGACCGCCGTGGATGACATAAATTTTTCCATCCGTGAGGGGGAGATATTTGGCTTCTTGGGTCCAAACGGAGCAGGAAAGACCACTACGCTCTCCATATTGTCTACCTTATTATCGCCCACAGAAGGGACAGCGATGGTGAGCGGATACAATGTGGTTTCCCAGCAGGCTGATGTAAGAAGATCCATCGGTGTGGTCTTTCAGGATCCTACACTTGATGAGGAACTGACCGCATGGGAAAATATGGACATTCACAGGCGGCTCTACGGAATGAAAAAGAGCAGGGAGAAGATAAATGAGATGCTCACACTGGTTGAACTGGATAATCGCAAGAAACAACTGGTGAAGACTTTTTCCGGGGGTATGAAAAGAAGACTTGAAATTGCCAGAGGTCTGCTGCATGAGCCTAAAATTCTTTTTCTTGATGAGCCTACACTTGGACTTGATCCGCAAACCAGAAACCATCTGTGGGATTATATCCGGAATATGAATCAGAAGAAGAAGGTTACCATCATACTTACCACGCATTATATGGATGAGGCGGAAAAACTTTCTGACCGGGTTGCGATCATTGACCAGGGAAAAATTATAGCCCTGGATACACCCAATGCACTGAAAGAACAGCTAGGGGGAAGCCTGATAAGAATTGAGTCGGAAGAAACCACGAGAGTCAAGGAGAAACTGGCTGGGTTGAATTGGCTGGTTAACCTTTCCCAGCATAATGGCTTTGTGGATGTAACCCTCCGGAATGCGGAAAAACGGATAGCAGAAATCATAAAAATGTTGAATGATGTGCATATTGAGTCGGTTTCGTTGCAAATACCTACCCTGGAAGATGTTTTTCTCAATTATACGGGAAAAACCATAAGGGAACAGGAAGCCAGTGCCAGGGACCGCATGAGACAGCACATGAGAGCATCGCGTCGATGAGTGGAATGAGTGCAATATATACCATTTGGTACAGGAATGTCCTGAAATATTTCAGGATGAAGAGCAGGATTATAGGCAGTTTGGGTATGCCCTTTTTCTTTTTGGTGATTATTGGGTTCGGACTGAATTCTGCGATATCGGTTCCAGGCATGGAAGTGAATTATGTGGAATTTATTGCCCCGGGCATTGTTTCTATGAGCATTTTGTTTTCAAGTATTTTCTCGGGTGTGCAGCTTGTAATCGACAAGCAGATTGGCTTTCTTAAAGAAACGCTTGTAGCACCGGTTTCCCGGCTGCACCTGATGATCGGCCAGACACTTGGCGGAGCTACAACTGCTGTGCTTCAGGGTTTGCTGGTATTTATCATTTCTATTGCCATAGGTGTCAATATGCCATCTTTTTCCGGGATTCTCATCTCCCTGGTGTTTATGTTTCTGATCGGTCTTTCCTTTACATCAGTAGGCATAGCCTTTGCTTCAAGAATGGAGGACACACATGGTTTTCAGTTAATCGTCAACTTTGTGCTTTTCCCTGTGTTTTTTCTTTCCGGTGCTTTGTTTCCGCTGGACAGAATTCCCGGGTGGCTTTCTTTCTTTACTTATCTCGATCCCTTGACTTATGGCGTGGAAGGAATGCGATACGGAATGCTGGGGGCTTCCCAGTTGAATCCCTGGCTTTGCTTTGGAGCATTGGGAGGCTTTTTGGTGGTTGTACTCCTTTTGGGGGGATTTTTGTTCAATAAAATCAAGATTTAAATGTAGGCGGCTTTCATTTCATAACATTCGGGGTTTTCCTATGTTGTTCAAATTAGGAGAATATAATGCAATGTGGCAGTCATACGTTTTTTTATTTCTTATTGGTTTAAAAAAGGAAATTGGTAAGATGCATACTGTGCAAAGTATAATCAATTGCTTACGAGATGCCGGCACCGTTATACTGATATGGGCGGTTTTAATGCCTGGTGTTTTTGTTTCGTGTGGCCCCGCCTATGAGGAACATCAGATGGAAGTTACTGCTACTGCTTATAATTCTCATAAAAACCAAACCTTGGGTAATCCCCGGGTTGCAGCGTGGGGTGATACCCTGGAGCCAGGTATCAAAGCCATTGCCGTATCCAGAGATCTGCTTGACTCGGGTTTAACCTACGGAGTTTGGGTAAATATAGAAGGTTTGCCCGGAGAATATATGGTTACCGATAAAATGCACAGACGCTGGACCAGGAAGATTGATGTTTATATGGGTAATGATATAGATAAAGCCCTGGAATGGGGCAAAAAAACGGTGACCATTAGCTGGAAAACAAATAAAGAAAGGTTGCCCGAAAGAGGAAATTGAGTTATCTGCATTATACCTTCCTATACCGGTTTGGCATGAACCGGAGAGGTTAACTTAATCTGCTTTTTGTAAATGGCTTAGTAAATCTTCCGGGGTCTTCAGGAAGATTGTCGTGGGGTAAGGTTGAATCTTCTCTTTTATTTGGCGGATTTCTTCAGGATTTTTTGGCCATAATGCTGCACCGAAATAAATCCCGGCATCCTTTGCAGCCTGAAAATCCATAATGGAGTCTCCTACATACATTAGCTCATTATGGCCGAGGATCATCTGCTCAATAGCCTTATGAATGCCTTCCGGATCAGGCTTTGGCTGACTGACTTCGTTGTTGGTGATGATCACTTCAAATATATCCAAATCCAGCTCACTGTGTGTTTGTTCCAGTGCTTTTCGGCTTTTGCCCGTAACCAGACCCAATCTGTAGTCCGCATTCCAAAGCTTTTCAAGCATGTGATGTATCCCTCTATAAACACCTTTGAAATGATTCCCGTGCGCTTTTTTATAATTTTTCAGAAAGCGTTGATAGGCTTCACGGCGTTTTCCTTCCGGAATGAGCCTGTTAATGAAGTTCATTTCCGTGGTGAGTTTCATGCTTTCGATTTCTTCCTCAGAAAACTCCTTTTTCAGATAATCCCTGGCAGTAAGACGGTATGCCTCCAGGTAAAGATCCCAGGTATTGATCAGCGTTCCGTCAAGGTCAAACAGGATACCCTTTATCATGATTTTAATTTTTCACTCCATAAAAAATGATGTATTTCCGCCGGTTGTTCAACAGGATAACATTTATTTTTACCTGAATAAAAACAAATAGCTTAAGCATCAGGTATTTAAAGTAGCTATTAAGCTGCCTTCTCTGTATCCAGTTCCGGGAATCCTTATACCCCTCAATCACCTGCGGTGTTATATTTTCCCTGTTTATAACAGATAGATCGGTTTGCTGCAATGATATTGCATACTGGTGCTCTGTCCAGTGATAAAAACTCATTTTTCTTTTCCATTTTTCAAGCAGGGGAATTCTCTTTTTATGGGTTTTTGACAGAATGTCAGCAATAAGGAATTCTCCTGAAGGTTTTAATACCCGTTCCACTTGTTCAAAAAATGATTGTTTGTGAGGGTAATGAAAGGCGCTTTCAATACAAAAAAGGATATCGATGGAGTTATCCGGGATCTTGTCAAGTTTCTGGGCATCATCTACATGAAATTCCAGTTTTTCATGTCCATTCTTTAAATGTTTGGCCAGTTCAATATTGTTTTGGTTGATATCCACTCCTATTGTTTTTCCCGGCAAGAAATTGTTATACATGTAGATGCATTGGGTTCCGTTGCCACAACCTACTTCAAGAACAGTTTTGTCCTGGATGGATCCGACTTTGGATAAACAATGATTCGTTAAATTGAGCTGTCTTTTCTCAAGACTTTCATCTTCCTCCATGAAAAAAGGATAGTGTAACATCAGGTATTTGTTGAATACATTTACATAGGTATTGTTGATCGACTGGTAATAATTGTTGGTGGATTCACCTGTTTCAAATAATTTCTTTAACATACAGTATTTTATAAAATTTTTACTAGCAATAATTGGGGCGCAACTTATCTAAAAAAATGCACCCGGCAAAACCATTTTGATTAATAAAAAATAAAAAGGTCGCCATGAACCCATTCATAGATATTTTATTTTAATAATCCACATATTTGTTCTATTTTCGCCTCTGCAATTAAAGAAGGTTTTTTATCCTGCATTATTTAAAAATCCCGCTGAATGAGGGGGATGGATGCCTGTCCGCCTGCAATCTTCGGTCGCTTGCGTTAAAGCTTCAGCGACAGCCTGCGGAGCAGGCAACTGCCGGATGAATGGAATGAAAAACGAGCGTGATACAGCTAGCGGACATTATAGACAGACTCTAAAGAATAAATAATAATAAGATCATTATGAATGTATTGCTTTTTAACGGGAGTCCTAGAAAAGAGGGAAATACAGCATATCTACTAACACGCATGGCAGATGTTTTTTCTGAGAAAAATGCCCGTAGTGAATTTATTCAACTGGGAGGTAAGCCTGTTCAGGGTTGTACGGCTTGCATGGAATGCAGGAAAAATAAAGATGAACGATGTGTGATAGATGATGATGAAGTGAATACGTATATTCAGAAGATGAAAAAAGCGGATGCCATTGTTATAGGATCTCCTGTTTATTTTTCCCAGATGACCCCTGAAACAAAAGCTTTTATTGATCGCTGCGGATATGTGATCAAGGGCAACGGTAGCTTTTTGAGCCGAAAAATTGGTGCCGCTGTGACCGTTGCACGACGGGCCGGTATGATGCCCGCATTTCAATCCATAAACAATTTCTTTTTCATCAACGATATGATCGTACCAGGCTCACGATACTGGAATGTAGCCCTTGCAAAAGAACCCGGAGAGGTGCAGGATGATGAAGAAGGATATAAAATTGTTACCCGACTGGCAGAAAACATCCTATGGCTTCATAATAAGATTTCACGATAGCCGCACCGGAATTTTTATTAAAACTAAATAAATATTTTATTCGCTTTTCCTGATCAATTCAATAAAATCTTATTTATTTCGTGGAATAGGGGGTTGAGCTATTGACTACAATTGGTTCATTCCGTATTTTTATAGAAAATTAGAATCAGTTGTGTCATGGCCGATTTCGATCGATTATTGCGGAAGCAAAAGGCTTTTCAGTCTTTCTTGGGGAGTACCCGTTATTTGTATACCTACATTGCACCAAAGGACAGGGAGAAGTATTTTCGTTTTCTGGAGCGAATATATAATTCTTCGGTTTCCGGTTCATTGTATAAAGTGTTATCCAACCACGAGATGGTTAGAAAATTATTAAAAAACCTGGGCTATCTGGAAGATGCTGAACTGGAAATTTATGTGGCGACCAATGATAAATATACCACAGTTTGGTCGAATTGTACGCTTCAGGAGTACATTGAAAAGGAAAACCTTCGATTTGACTGAGTAGCGACAGAGCCTTTCTTTAGCCTTATTTTTGAAGGTTCTTTTAAATAGAGCTTTTCTTGGCAGGGAGGAGCATAGTATTAGCGATTCTGTTTTTTATTCAATCTGATTCTTACAAATAATTTTTGTATATTTAAAGATTCTTATGGCCTAATTTGGACAAGCCAAAACCAAACAGGATGCTTTCAAGGAATTTAATGTGTTTCCGTTTTGGCTTGTTTAAATTAGCAAGTTCCTTTAACTATGAGAAACAATCTAATATGCCCTCGATATGAATGAAAATATTGCTTATGCGGGAAACAAAGGTGAAAAGGTACGTTCAGACTGTTTTGTAACGCTGGAATTAAGGGGTAGGGGAGGAAATGATGTTGACATTCAAAGTAAAGTAGGCACCTTGTATGGCGAATCCATTCGCGATCTGGCAAAAGACATCCTGCAGTTTTATGAAGTAAGGAGCTCCCGTTTGGAGATCGAAGACAGCGGTGCCCTTCCATTTGTTATTGCAGCCCGGATAGAGGCAGCGCTAAAAGAGCTTATAGGTCCGGATGAACCCTACTTACTGCCCATGCCGGAAGAAAACAAATATGGGACCCGTGAAGACCGGTTTCGTTTGTCCTGTTTATATCTTCCGGGAAATACTCCGAAGATGATGATCAATGCGGGAATACATCATCCCAATGCAATCATTCTTGATCTTGAGGATTCGGTTGTTCCGGGCAAGAGGAAGGAAGCCCGGTTTCTGGTGCGGAATGCCCTGAGAAGTGTCAATTTTTACGGTGCGGAGCGTATGGTGAGGATTAACCGCTTTCCGGAGGGATTGAAGGACCTGAAGTATGTTGTGCCACATAATGTTCATGTGATAATTATACCCAAATGTGAAGTTGCTGAACAGGTTTATGAAGTGGAGAAAGAGATCCATAATATAAAAGAGCGGCATCAAACCAGCAATGATATATATATGATGCCTGTTATAGAGAGCGCAAATGGTGTGGAGCATGCCTTTGATATAGCCGGTGCCTCGGATGAGGTAGTAGCGATGGCCATAGGTTTGGAAGATTATACTGCTGATATTGGAGCTCAGCGAACCCATTCCTCCTATGAATCATTTTATGCCCGCTCCCGGATTGTCAATGCATGCAGGGCGGCCGGAATCCAGCCCATTGATTCGGTATTTTCAGATGTGGAAGATGAGGAAGGTTTGAAAGCTGCAGCAAGGGAAAACAAATCACTGGGGTTTGAAGGCATGGGTTGCATTCATCCCCGTCAGATTAACCCCATTTATGAAGGCTTTGCTCCTGGAGAAGAAGAAATCGAAAAAGCAAAAAAGATACTCGATGCGGCTCATGAAGCAGAAGAAAAAGATTTGGGGGTAACTGCCAGGGGAACACAGATGATTGATCCTCCGGTGGTCAAGCGTGCACAGAGCACACTGGAGCTTGGAATATACCTGGGGTTGGTTTCTGAAAATTTGAGAGATAAGTTTATATTCTGATGTGGATTTTGTAATTGTCTGCTTTTTATATATTTTTACAGAACCATAAACTTTTTGCGACAATGCTTGTTTATCAGAGTACTCAAAAGTGATATTAGGATTATATGAGGCAACCGGCTAACAACCTTCAAAAAAATACATCAGGCAGATATGTTCCGGAGGAGGTAAACGGTAAATCCGTTATACCTTATCAGGGAGTGGGGCAGTACAAGCCGGAGGGATATAAGTACGGACCTCCCGTTCGCTCATCCGCAGATTACCCTTCCACTGGTGATAAAAAGGTGGCATCACTTAGAGGAGCTCTTGAGAAAGCCGGTATAGAAGACGGAATGACCATTTCCACCCACCACCATTTTCGTGAAGGTGATCTGTTAACCAACCGCTTATTTGATGCAATACATGAACTCGGCGTAAAAAATCTGGTATGGTTCCCTTCGGGGACCTTTTCATGTCATGAGCATCTGATTCCATATCTTGAAGATGGTACCATTAATCGTATTGAAGGCAGTATGAGCGGCCCTCTGGGAGAATTTACTGCTGAAGGCAAAATGCAGGGAACAGGAGTAATTTATTCTCATGGAGGACGGTATCAGGCTGTACAGGATGGAGATGTCAAAATAGATATAGCCGTGATAGGCGCCGGTTGTGCCGATCCTTTCGGTAATGCCAACGGATTGTTTGGTCCTTCGGCCAGTGGTATGCTTGGTTTTGCCCAGGCCGATGCCCAATATGCGGATAAAGTGATTGTGGCCACAGACAATATGGTGGACTTTCCCTGTGTACCATGGCAGATCCGGGGAAGTTATGTGGATTATACGGTGAAGATGGATCAGATTAGTATTCCCGCAAAAATTTTTCCTGATTCCACCCTTATCACCAGGAACCCTGACAAATTACTTCTGGCTGAGATGGCCGCAGATTTTTGTGAAGCAACCGGAATAATGAGGAATGGATTTTCCTTTCAAACGGAAACCGGAGGTATTTCCCAGGCTGCTGTGGATTTTCTTGCAAAAAAAATGAAGGATAAGAAGATTAGGGCACGTTTTGCCCGGGGAGGAAGTAACCGATATCTGGTTAATATGCTTGAAGATGGATTGGTAGAGTACATCCTCGACGATGAGACCTTTGACCGGGAAAGCTTACGTTCCCTGAAGGATAATCCGAATCACATCCCGGCTACATCTTTTCCCGGGTACAATTACCATGATAAGGGCAATTTTGCCGGTATGTTGGATGTGGCGATATTGGGAGCCACCGAGGTGGATGTGAATTTTAACGCCAATGGGGTCACCCGTTCTGACGGATATTTATTGCGCGGTATTGGAGGATGGCAAAACTGCCTCTTCTCCAGTACAGTGATCTTAGCTGTGCCATTGTTTTCTGATAGAATACCGGTTGTCACCGATGAGGTCACTACACTATGCGGACCAGGAGAATTAATTGATGTGGTGATTACGGAGAGAGGAATAGCCATCAATCCCCGCAGGACGGATCTGATCGAAAAAGCAAAAAACTCCCATTTGCCGGTTAAAAGCATTGAGAAGCTGAAGGAAGAGGCAGAGAAGATTTGCGGCAAACCTGCCAAACCGGAATGGGGAGATGAGGTCGTTGCCGTTGTGAAATGGGTGGATGGAACTGTGATAGACTCAGTAAAAAAAGTAGAAGTATAACAAACAAATATTTTTAACCTTTAAAGATCCAGACTATGAAGAGGTACAAATGCAGAGTATGCGGACATGTTTACGATCCCAAAGAAGGCGATCCACAGGGAAATATCAAACCGGGCACTCCTTTTGAGGATATTCCTGATGACTGGAGATGTCCTGTCTGTGGTGTTGGAAAAGGGGAATATGAACCGATAGATTGAAAGATCAGTTTATTGGTTGAAATAGGCAAACCGGTTGGGATCAAAGCATTTCATCCGGTTTGTTTTTTATACATTTACTTTTTCGCCCGTATATTTTCGTGTTTTCAGGAAGAACACCCCTGCAATGCCGGCCAGAGTGAAAAATGTGACTGCTGACAAAACCAGCGCACTGGATAAGGAGTAGTGATCGGTGTACCATCCCAGGAAAGGACCAATCCCTGCAAAAAGTAAACGGATCATAAAGTTGCGTACCGACAACACGGTAGCCCGTGTGTTGGATTCAGCCAGCCGGTTGATGTAATCTTTGAGTACTGGTGTGGCCAGACCCCTCATTAGGTAAAAAAGGAACAATACCGATATCCCCCAGATGACATGGATCTGGCTTAAGAGGAGATAGAACAGAGGCAGAAACAGGGTGATGATCATGATCATTTTAACCTTTCCCAGGCGATGCTCCACTTTATAAGCAATATAAGAAGTGATGGCCACCGATAGATTGAGCAGGGTCCATAACAAACCGAAAAGCGATAATTCCAGCTCCACGTGTTTGAAATAGGGCTGAACAAACCAGGCCATGGTAAGTGTGGAGGCGCCAATCGCCGCAGAATAGAGGATATTCCATTTTAAATGGGGGTTATCATGAAGCGAATATCTGACGATCAGTAGAATATCATTAAAATTCATTTTGGTGAGCTTTTCCTGACGGATGGGTTCAATCAATAAAATGGCAGCCGGAATGCCAATGAATGATACCGCCGTTTGGGCATAAAACGGTGTACGAAGACTGATTTCGGCCAAAAGCCCTCCCAGTATCCCGGCCATACCTTCGGCTACGTTTCCTATGGAAACCATTTTTCCTTCAAACCGCAGGTATTTGTTTTCCTGATTTCCGGCTTTTAATGTGTCGTATAGTATCGCCGAATCTGCCCCGGAAACCAGGCTCGTTCCTATTCCCATTGTGACTTCCGCCATAAGAAAACCCCAGAAATCATACGATAAGCTGTATATTCCAAATCCACAAAATCCCAGTGTGGTACCTATGATCAGTGTAGTTTTTCTGCCGAGCACATCTGCCAGGTAGCCGGAGGGAATTTCCAGAATAACTATCACAACGGAATATATGGACTGAAGAACAAAAATATCCTGCATCTCAAGCCCGTTCTCCTGATAAAAAAGCACCACAATGGGCATGAAAAGCATAAACCATTTGGCGATCTTTATCAGGTAAAGCTTGATGATATTTGATTTCAGGCTTTGCTCCATATTTTATTCAGATGCTGCGCAAATGTAATGGAAGTAATCAGAATTTAAATGAATTCTTTTTTCGGAAGTCAGAATTTTATATTTTTGCAGGGCTTTATGCAATGGCCCCGTAGCTCAGCTGGATAGAGCAACGGCCTTCTAAGCCGTAGGCCCTAGGTTCGAATCCTAGCGGGGTCACAAAGCCGGTTTGCCTTAAGCCGGCTTTTTAAAATATTGGTATGTTGCCTTTAGCCTGGATTATTCATAAACAAACGAAGTGAAGTTTATGAATGCGGGATGGATTGTGGGAAGGATCCAGGTTACCCCGCATTAGAAAAACCGGGTTTTTGCGAAATTTATTGAAGCAAAAAGCCAGGTTTTTCAATAGCGTCAGAATTATTTGTGAATAATTCGGGTTAGATCAAGACCTTCAATGCCTCAAAAATAATCTTGACGATTTTGCTGAAAACACCGTATATGTTTTGAATCCTCTAACCAATGTTTTGAGTGATTCTGAAATCAAAGGCAGATATATTATCCATTCTGTCGCTTTTTTATCTCACAAGCTGGAAATAATTTTCTATCTTAGCCCGAATAATTCAAGAATTATTCCTGTCTCCGACAGCGAAAAATTTTAAAACCAGTAATCCACTAAAACCAATTTTTATGAAAATCACAGGATGGCATTTGGCCGGCATTGTGTTTTTGCTTTTCTTCGTATTCCTTTCCTTTGATTCCCGGGAATTAAAGGCCCAAGAATTGGTATGGTCCGATGAGTTCAATTATACGGGCCTTCCCGACAGCTCAAAATGGGTTTATGAACAGGGAATGATACGGAACAATGAAGCACAGTATTATACCAAAAAGCGATTGAAAAATGCCAGGGTGGAAGACGGGCACC
This window contains:
- a CDS encoding citrate lyase subunit alpha (citrate-ACP transferase, the alpha subunit catalyzes the formation of (3S)-citryl-CoA from acetyl-CoA and citrate) codes for the protein MRQPANNLQKNTSGRYVPEEVNGKSVIPYQGVGQYKPEGYKYGPPVRSSADYPSTGDKKVASLRGALEKAGIEDGMTISTHHHFREGDLLTNRLFDAIHELGVKNLVWFPSGTFSCHEHLIPYLEDGTINRIEGSMSGPLGEFTAEGKMQGTGVIYSHGGRYQAVQDGDVKIDIAVIGAGCADPFGNANGLFGPSASGMLGFAQADAQYADKVIVATDNMVDFPCVPWQIRGSYVDYTVKMDQISIPAKIFPDSTLITRNPDKLLLAEMAADFCEATGIMRNGFSFQTETGGISQAAVDFLAKKMKDKKIRARFARGGSNRYLVNMLEDGLVEYILDDETFDRESLRSLKDNPNHIPATSFPGYNYHDKGNFAGMLDVAILGATEVDVNFNANGVTRSDGYLLRGIGGWQNCLFSSTVILAVPLFSDRIPVVTDEVTTLCGPGELIDVVITERGIAINPRRTDLIEKAKNSHLPVKSIEKLKEEAEKICGKPAKPEWGDEVVAVVKWVDGTVIDSVKKVEV
- a CDS encoding MFS transporter, which gives rise to MKSNIIKLYLIKIAKWFMLFMPIVVLFYQENGLEMQDIFVLQSIYSVVIVILEIPSGYLADVLGRKTTLIIGTTLGFCGFGIYSLSYDFWGFLMAEVTMGIGTSLVSGADSAILYDTLKAGNQENKYLRFEGKMVSIGNVAEGMAGILGGLLAEISLRTPFYAQTAVSFIGIPAAILLIEPIRQEKLTKMNFNDILLIVRYSLHDNPHLKWNILYSAAIGASTLTMAWFVQPYFKHVELELSLFGLLWTLLNLSVAITSYIAYKVEHRLGKVKMIMIITLFLPLFYLLLSQIHVIWGISVLFLFYLMRGLATPVLKDYINRLAESNTRATVLSVRNFMIRLLFAGIGPFLGWYTDHYSLSSALVLSAVTFFTLAGIAGVFFLKTRKYTGEKVNV
- a CDS encoding HpcH/HpaI aldolase/citrate lyase family protein, encoding MNENIAYAGNKGEKVRSDCFVTLELRGRGGNDVDIQSKVGTLYGESIRDLAKDILQFYEVRSSRLEIEDSGALPFVIAARIEAALKELIGPDEPYLLPMPEENKYGTREDRFRLSCLYLPGNTPKMMINAGIHHPNAIILDLEDSVVPGKRKEARFLVRNALRSVNFYGAERMVRINRFPEGLKDLKYVVPHNVHVIIIPKCEVAEQVYEVEKEIHNIKERHQTSNDIYMMPVIESANGVEHAFDIAGASDEVVAMAIGLEDYTADIGAQRTHSSYESFYARSRIVNACRAAGIQPIDSVFSDVEDEEGLKAAARENKSLGFEGMGCIHPRQINPIYEGFAPGEEEIEKAKKILDAAHEAEEKDLGVTARGTQMIDPPVVKRAQSTLELGIYLGLVSENLRDKFIF
- a CDS encoding flavodoxin family protein; amino-acid sequence: MNVLLFNGSPRKEGNTAYLLTRMADVFSEKNARSEFIQLGGKPVQGCTACMECRKNKDERCVIDDDEVNTYIQKMKKADAIVIGSPVYFSQMTPETKAFIDRCGYVIKGNGSFLSRKIGAAVTVARRAGMMPAFQSINNFFFINDMIVPGSRYWNVALAKEPGEVQDDEEGYKIVTRLAENILWLHNKISR
- a CDS encoding rubredoxin, with the translated sequence MKRYKCRVCGHVYDPKEGDPQGNIKPGTPFEDIPDDWRCPVCGVGKGEYEPID